From one Pseudomonas fluorescens genomic stretch:
- a CDS encoding cytochrome D1 domain-containing protein, producing the protein MIRRVLLPATCALLLSACSQAPLRGTGDLGLVVERASASVQIIDSSAGKALARIDGLGDLSHASAVFSRDQRYAYVFGRDGGLSKIDLLAQRIDKRLIQGGNSIGGAISQDGKLIAVSNYVPGGVKVFDAHSLELVADIPATLLADGKKRSRVVGLVDAPGQRFVFSLFDSGEIWSADFSHGNTPQITRFTAIGEQPYDALITADGRYYMAGLFGEDGMAQLDLWHPERGVKRVLGDYGRGQAKLPVYKMPHLEGWAVADNQAFVPAVGHHQVLVMDARTWQQTDTIAVAGQPVFVTARPDGRQLWVNFAYPDNDRVQVIDSESHQVVADLKPGPGVLHMEFTARGDQLWLSVRDRDQVQVWDPYSLKRLASLPAAAPSGIFFSSRAQQMGY; encoded by the coding sequence ATGATCCGACGCGTACTGTTACCCGCCACCTGCGCGCTGCTGTTGTCCGCCTGCTCCCAGGCCCCACTGCGGGGTACGGGCGACCTGGGCCTGGTGGTGGAGCGCGCCAGCGCCAGCGTGCAGATCATCGACAGCAGCGCCGGCAAAGCCCTGGCGCGGATCGACGGCCTGGGCGATTTGTCCCATGCCTCGGCGGTGTTCTCCCGCGATCAACGCTATGCCTATGTGTTCGGCCGCGACGGCGGCCTGAGCAAAATCGACCTGCTTGCCCAGCGCATCGACAAACGCCTGATCCAGGGCGGCAACAGCATCGGCGGCGCCATCAGCCAGGACGGCAAGCTGATTGCGGTATCCAACTACGTGCCGGGCGGGGTCAAGGTTTTCGATGCCCACAGCCTGGAACTGGTCGCGGATATCCCCGCCACCCTGCTCGCCGACGGTAAAAAACGCTCGCGGGTGGTCGGCCTGGTGGATGCGCCCGGCCAGCGCTTCGTGTTCAGCCTGTTCGACAGCGGCGAAATCTGGAGTGCCGACTTCAGCCACGGCAATACGCCGCAGATCACCCGCTTCACCGCTATCGGCGAGCAACCCTACGACGCGCTGATCACCGCCGATGGCCGCTATTACATGGCTGGGCTGTTCGGTGAAGACGGCATGGCCCAGCTCGACCTCTGGCACCCGGAGCGCGGGGTCAAGCGCGTGCTCGGCGACTACGGACGCGGCCAGGCCAAATTGCCGGTGTACAAGATGCCGCACCTGGAAGGCTGGGCGGTGGCCGACAACCAGGCTTTCGTGCCGGCGGTCGGGCACCATCAGGTATTGGTCATGGATGCGCGCACCTGGCAGCAGACCGACACCATTGCCGTCGCCGGGCAACCGGTGTTCGTCACCGCGCGGCCGGACGGGCGCCAGCTGTGGGTCAACTTCGCCTACCCGGACAACGACCGGGTGCAGGTCATCGACAGCGAATCGCACCAGGTGGTCGCCGACCTCAAGCCCGGCCCTGGCGTATTGCACATGGAGTTCACCGCCCGGGGCGACCAGCTGTGGCTGTCGGTGCGCGACCGCGACCAGGTGCAGGTCTGGGACCCGTATAGCCTCAAGCGCCTTGCCAGCCTGCCCGCTGCCGCCCCCAGCGGCATCTTCTTCAGCAGCCGCGCCCAGCAGATGGGGTATTGA
- a CDS encoding Lrp/AsnC family transcriptional regulator: MPVHALEQRLIEHFQHGMPICAEPYRQMAQVLDCSEEQVIACLQQMAARGSLSRIGPVFDHRHAGASTLAALAVPAERLQQVAERINQYPEVNHNYAREHHYNLWFVLTGPDRAHLQCILDELAADTGLTPLDLPMLTAYRIDLGFALGDGT; this comes from the coding sequence ATGCCAGTACACGCCCTGGAACAACGCCTGATCGAACACTTTCAGCATGGCATGCCGATTTGCGCCGAACCCTACCGCCAGATGGCACAGGTGCTGGACTGTAGCGAGGAGCAGGTCATCGCCTGCCTGCAACAGATGGCCGCGCGCGGCAGCCTGTCGCGCATCGGCCCGGTGTTCGACCACCGCCATGCCGGCGCCAGCACCCTCGCCGCCCTCGCCGTGCCCGCCGAGCGCCTGCAGCAGGTGGCCGAGCGTATCAACCAGTATCCCGAGGTGAACCACAACTATGCCCGCGAGCACCACTACAACCTCTGGTTCGTGCTGACCGGGCCCGACCGCGCGCACCTGCAGTGCATCCTCGACGAGCTTGCGGCCGACACCGGGCTGACCCCGCTCGACCTGCCGATGTTGACCGCCTACCGCATCGACCTCGGCTTCGCCCTGGGAGACGGAACATGA
- a CDS encoding Lrp/AsnC family transcriptional regulator produces the protein MNRPLAPAQNLALRRLLEGGLPLLPRPYLALAEQIGADEQQVIEQLSLWQQQGLFRRLGLVLNHRALGFTANAMLVLDVPDALIDEVGQRLGSEPLVRLCYQRPRCLPQWRYNLFCMVHGRQRERVQVQIESLLAQHLLSDLPYQVLFSTQAFKQCGGRFAPAVSVALAHG, from the coding sequence ATGAACCGGCCGCTGGCACCTGCGCAAAACCTGGCCTTGCGGCGCCTGCTCGAAGGCGGCCTGCCCCTGCTGCCCAGGCCCTATCTGGCCCTGGCCGAGCAAATCGGCGCCGATGAACAGCAGGTTATCGAACAGCTCAGCCTCTGGCAGCAGCAAGGCTTGTTCCGCCGCTTGGGCCTGGTGCTCAACCACCGTGCCCTGGGCTTTACCGCCAACGCCATGCTGGTGCTGGACGTCCCCGACGCCCTGATCGACGAAGTCGGCCAGCGCCTGGGAAGCGAGCCGCTGGTACGCCTCTGCTACCAGCGCCCACGGTGCCTGCCGCAGTGGCGCTACAACCTGTTCTGCATGGTTCATGGCCGTCAGCGCGAACGGGTCCAGGTGCAGATTGAATCCCTGCTCGCCCAGCACCTGCTCAGCGACCTGCCCTATCAGGTGCTGTTCAGCACCCAGGCGTTCAAACAGTGCGGTGGCCGCTTCGCCCCCGCCGTCAGCGTAGCCCTCGCCCATGGATGA
- a CDS encoding Lrp/AsnC family transcriptional regulator, with amino-acid sequence MDELDRRLINRLQLGLPLVPQPWQVLAEELGSSSQQLRERLQRLLDDGTLTRFGPMFDIERLGGAFTLAALKVPEARFEAVAAALETMPEVAHNYRREHAFNMWFVLGCASLEQLNQALQRIEQRTGLAPLNLPKEETYHVGLYFPL; translated from the coding sequence ATGGATGAACTCGACCGCCGCCTGATCAACCGCCTGCAGCTGGGCCTACCGCTGGTGCCCCAGCCCTGGCAGGTGCTGGCCGAGGAATTGGGCAGCAGCAGCCAGCAACTGCGTGAACGCCTGCAACGCCTGCTCGACGACGGCACCCTGACCCGCTTCGGGCCGATGTTCGACATCGAACGCCTGGGCGGCGCCTTTACTCTGGCGGCGCTGAAGGTGCCCGAAGCGCGCTTCGAGGCGGTCGCCGCCGCGCTTGAAACCATGCCCGAGGTCGCCCACAACTACCGCCGCGAACACGCCTTCAACATGTGGTTCGTCCTCGGTTGCGCCAGCCTTGAGCAGTTGAACCAGGCCCTGCAGCGCATCGAGCAACGCACCGGCCTGGCGCCGCTGAACCTGCCCAAGGAGGAGACCTACCATGTCGGCTTGTACTTCCCGCTCTGA
- a CDS encoding Lrp/AsnC family transcriptional regulator gives MSACTSRSEQALALRLVELTQAGLPLVEDPWGWLAGQLQLSVEATLELLKRLQADGAIRRIGAVPNHYRLGYRFNGMTVWDVEDAQMPRLGRLIGAQPFVSHCYRRPRNGSWRYNLFAMVHGRSACEIDSYREHLRYLLGDACRADDMLVSSRILKKTGLRLPTNP, from the coding sequence ATGTCGGCTTGTACTTCCCGCTCTGAACAGGCCCTGGCCCTGCGCCTGGTCGAGCTGACCCAGGCCGGCCTGCCGCTGGTCGAGGATCCCTGGGGCTGGCTGGCCGGGCAGTTGCAACTGAGCGTCGAGGCAACCCTTGAGCTGCTCAAGCGCCTGCAGGCCGACGGCGCGATTCGGCGCATTGGCGCAGTACCCAACCACTACCGCCTGGGCTATCGCTTCAACGGCATGACCGTCTGGGATGTCGAGGATGCGCAGATGCCGCGCCTGGGCCGGCTGATCGGCGCCCAGCCCTTCGTCAGCCACTGTTATCGGCGCCCGCGCAACGGCAGCTGGCGCTACAACCTGTTCGCCATGGTCCACGGCCGCAGTGCCTGCGAAATCGACAGCTACCGCGAACACCTGCGCTACCTGCTGGGTGATGCCTGCCGGGCCGACGACATGCTGGTCAGCAGCCGCATCCTGAAAAAAACCGGTCTGCGCCTACCCACCAACCCCTGA
- the nirJ gene encoding heme d1 biosynthesis radical SAM protein NirJ: MLRISHYLRALAGQSPAPRTSPPGSPRAPVVIWNLLRRCNLTCKHCYATSADSVFRDELDTEAALQVIDDLAAAGVKVLILSGGEPLLRADLFLLSAHARDQGMFVALSSNGTLIDERNIAQVRAARFDYVGISIDGLEATHDAFRQLKGSFARSLKAMRLCREQGIRVGMRTTLTQDNHAQLPALLALMRDCDVHKFYLSHLNYSGRGKRSRKLDALQQMSREAMNLLFDQAWEDIQHGRDSDFVSGNNDADAILLLQWTARHLPDHYPQLEQMLRAWGGNASGCAIANIDNTGEVHPDTYWWQHSVGNVRRTPFRTLWLEQPDPLLLRLREHPRAVTGRCAACRWLSICNGNTRTRAWAAGDLWGQDPGCHLSDEEIGLPPTACIPCVTH, from the coding sequence ATGTTGAGGATCAGCCATTACCTGCGCGCCCTGGCCGGCCAAAGCCCGGCCCCGCGCACCAGCCCACCGGGCAGCCCGCGCGCGCCGGTGGTGATCTGGAACCTGCTCAGGCGTTGCAACCTGACCTGCAAGCACTGCTACGCCACCTCGGCCGACAGTGTGTTTCGTGACGAGCTGGACACCGAAGCGGCCCTGCAGGTGATCGATGACCTGGCCGCTGCCGGGGTCAAGGTGCTGATCCTCTCTGGCGGCGAACCGCTGCTGCGCGCCGACCTGTTCCTGCTCAGTGCCCATGCCCGCGACCAAGGCATGTTCGTCGCCCTGTCGAGCAACGGTACGCTGATCGATGAGCGCAACATCGCCCAGGTTCGCGCGGCCCGCTTCGATTACGTCGGCATCAGCATCGATGGCCTGGAGGCCACCCACGATGCCTTTCGCCAGCTCAAGGGCAGCTTTGCCAGATCGCTCAAGGCCATGCGCCTGTGCCGCGAACAGGGCATTCGCGTCGGCATGCGCACCACCCTGACCCAGGACAACCACGCCCAGTTGCCGGCGCTGCTGGCACTGATGCGCGACTGTGACGTGCACAAGTTCTACCTCTCGCACCTGAACTACAGCGGCCGCGGCAAGCGCAGCCGCAAGCTCGACGCACTGCAGCAGATGAGCCGTGAAGCGATGAACCTGCTGTTCGACCAGGCCTGGGAGGATATCCAACACGGCCGCGATAGCGACTTTGTCAGCGGCAACAACGATGCCGATGCCATCCTGTTGCTGCAGTGGACAGCGCGCCATCTGCCCGACCATTACCCGCAGCTGGAACAGATGCTGCGCGCCTGGGGCGGCAATGCGTCGGGCTGCGCCATCGCCAATATCGACAACACGGGCGAAGTGCACCCCGACACCTACTGGTGGCAACACTCGGTGGGCAACGTGCGGCGCACGCCGTTCCGCACCCTGTGGCTGGAGCAGCCCGACCCGCTGCTGTTGCGCCTGCGCGAGCATCCCCGGGCCGTCACCGGGCGCTGCGCCGCCTGCCGCTGGCTGAGTATCTGCAACGGCAACACCCGCACCCGCGCCTGGGCCGCCGGTGACCTCTGGGGCCAGGACCCGGGCTGCCACCTGAGCGATGAAGAAATCGGCCTGCCGCCAACCGCCTGCATTCCTTGCGTCACGCATTGA
- the cobA gene encoding uroporphyrinogen-III C-methyltransferase, translating into MHCASVLPAALHSPFNPGEVALVGAGPGDPRLLTLRAWSLLMQTDAVVYDRLISSELLALIPPGCSRHYVGKISGYHSLPQAQINQLLVDLAARGQRVVRLKGGDPFIFGRGAEELDFLLQHGIDCQVVPGITAAAGCSAYAGIPLTHRDLVNSCRFITGHLQQDGALNLPWQSLADSSQTLVFYMGLSNLRLITEQLIAAGLAADTPAALISHGTCADQQVLRGTLAMLPRLARQCPGATPTLTVIGKVVGLFADQALRYPAHFAAAALAAEVAP; encoded by the coding sequence ATGCATTGTGCCTCCGTTCTACCCGCCGCCCTGCACTCGCCCTTCAACCCCGGTGAAGTCGCCCTGGTCGGCGCCGGGCCCGGCGATCCGCGCCTGCTTACCCTGCGCGCCTGGAGCCTGCTGATGCAGACCGATGCCGTGGTTTATGACCGCTTGATCAGCAGCGAACTGCTGGCACTGATTCCGCCTGGCTGCAGCCGCCATTACGTGGGCAAGATCAGCGGCTACCACAGCCTGCCCCAGGCGCAGATCAATCAGCTGCTGGTCGACCTCGCGGCGCGCGGCCAGCGGGTGGTGCGGCTCAAAGGCGGCGACCCGTTCATCTTCGGTCGGGGCGCCGAAGAGCTCGACTTTCTCCTGCAGCACGGCATCGATTGCCAGGTGGTGCCGGGCATCACCGCCGCCGCCGGCTGCAGCGCCTATGCCGGGATCCCCCTGACCCACCGCGACCTGGTCAACTCCTGCCGCTTCATCACCGGCCACCTGCAACAAGACGGCGCACTCAACCTGCCCTGGCAGAGCCTGGCCGACAGCAGCCAGACCCTGGTGTTCTACATGGGCCTGTCCAATCTGCGGCTGATCACTGAGCAGTTGATAGCCGCCGGGCTCGCCGCCGATACGCCGGCAGCCCTGATCAGCCACGGCACCTGCGCCGACCAGCAGGTGCTGCGCGGTACGCTCGCGATGTTGCCACGCCTGGCCCGGCAATGCCCCGGCGCCACGCCAACGCTGACGGTGATCGGCAAGGTGGTCGGGTTGTTCGCCGACCAGGCACTGCGCTACCCGGCGCACTTTGCCGCTGCCGCGCTGGCCGCCGAGGTCGCGCCATGA
- a CDS encoding cytochrome D1 domain-containing protein yields MKALALVPLLWMASAQGSAVVDQAAQDYQQHCQQCHGATRFGASGPALLPESLSRIKPAEIRQVISAGRPASQMSGFAKVLSPTRIDGLVTYLQQPPATPPTWSDTQIRASHQLLNAVDSLPGTPQHGADPLNLFVVVEAGDHHINILDGDRFTVLARFASHFAVHGGPKFSPDGRFVYFASRDGWVSQYDLHNLKLIAEVRAGLNTRNLAVSKDGRWVLVGNYLPGNLVLLDARDLTPVKTIAAVGLDGRPSRVSAVYTAPPRDSFIVALKDVKEVWELSSAGQPDFVPRRIVAEDFLDDFSFSPDYRQLLATSRKANGGQVLDLDSGQVVSRIALPGMPHLGSGTWWQRDGAWVFATPNISKGLISVIDLKTWRLIKEIPTLGPGFFMRSHAKSAYAWTDVFFGPDNDAIHLIDKQTLEIAHTLRPMPGKTAAHVEFSHNGRYLLLSIWANDGALIVYDSQTLEEIKRLPMNKPSGKYNVGNKIEFAEGTSH; encoded by the coding sequence ATGAAAGCCCTGGCCCTTGTCCCGCTGTTGTGGATGGCTTCGGCCCAGGGCAGCGCCGTTGTCGACCAGGCCGCCCAGGACTATCAGCAACATTGCCAGCAATGCCATGGCGCCACGCGTTTCGGCGCCAGCGGCCCAGCCCTGCTGCCGGAAAGCCTGAGCCGGATCAAGCCGGCCGAGATCCGCCAGGTGATCAGCGCGGGCCGCCCGGCCAGCCAGATGAGCGGCTTTGCCAAGGTGCTGAGCCCAACCCGGATCGACGGCCTGGTGACCTACCTGCAACAGCCGCCGGCCACACCACCGACCTGGAGCGATACCCAGATCCGCGCCAGCCACCAGCTACTGAACGCCGTCGATAGCTTGCCAGGCACGCCCCAGCACGGTGCCGACCCGCTGAACCTGTTCGTGGTGGTCGAAGCCGGCGACCACCACATCAACATCCTCGACGGCGACCGTTTCACCGTGCTGGCGCGCTTTGCTTCGCATTTTGCCGTGCACGGCGGGCCGAAGTTCTCGCCCGATGGCCGCTTCGTCTACTTCGCCTCCCGCGATGGCTGGGTCAGCCAGTACGACCTGCACAACCTCAAACTGATCGCCGAGGTGCGCGCCGGGCTCAATACCCGCAACCTGGCAGTGAGCAAGGACGGACGCTGGGTGCTGGTGGGCAACTACCTGCCAGGCAACCTGGTGCTGCTCGATGCCCGTGACCTGACGCCGGTGAAAACCATCGCCGCGGTTGGCCTGGATGGCAGGCCGTCGCGGGTCAGCGCGGTGTACACGGCGCCGCCACGGGACAGCTTCATCGTCGCGCTCAAGGACGTAAAGGAGGTTTGGGAGCTGTCCAGCGCCGGCCAACCCGACTTCGTGCCACGCAGGATTGTCGCCGAGGACTTTCTCGACGACTTCTCCTTCTCGCCAGACTACCGGCAACTGCTGGCCACCTCACGCAAGGCCAACGGCGGCCAGGTGCTCGACCTCGACAGCGGCCAGGTCGTCAGTCGCATCGCCCTGCCCGGCATGCCGCACCTGGGCTCCGGCACCTGGTGGCAACGCGACGGTGCCTGGGTGTTTGCCACGCCGAACATCAGCAAGGGCCTGATCTCGGTAATCGACCTCAAGACCTGGCGCCTGATCAAGGAGATCCCCACCCTCGGCCCGGGCTTTTTCATGCGCAGCCATGCCAAATCGGCCTATGCCTGGACCGATGTATTCTTCGGCCCCGACAACGACGCCATCCACCTGATCGACAAGCAGACCCTGGAGATCGCCCACACCCTGCGGCCGATGCCGGGCAAGACCGCCGCTCATGTCGAGTTCAGCCACAACGGCCGCTACTTGCTGCTGAGCATCTGGGCCAACGACGGCGCACTGATCGTCTACGACAGCCAAACCCTCGAAGAGATCAAGCGCCTACCCATGAACAAGCCCTCGGGCAAGTACAACGTCGGCAACAAGATCGAGTTCGCCGAAGGTACCTCGCATTAG
- the hemN gene encoding oxygen-independent coproporphyrinogen III oxidase — MPAFEFNRALVKKYDCPGPRYTSYPTAPQFHPAFAIDDYLQAVQASNLAPSPKPLSAYIHIPFCQSLCYYCACNKIITRKTHRAAEYLGYLKREIALQGALFERSRKLTQLHLGGGTPTYLSNAQLAELMDCLHQAFNLDDSDEHEFSIEVDPRTISTGQIQMLRGLGFNRLSFGVQDFDADVQAAVNRRQSEAQIYALVAAARQARFKSISVDLIYGLPLQTVQSFDVTLEKIIALRPDRIAAYSYAHLPEQVRAQRMIRREDMPPPERKLELLELTIERLTDAGYVYIGMDHFALPQDELALARANGTLQRNFQGYSTHADCDLIGLGVSAIGKVGDSYSQSVKLLSQYYARLDQGMLPIQRGYRLNADDLLRREVINQLMCHGRIDFDRFQATHGIRFNDYFAEALEQLAEQVDDQLLALDQHALQLLPQGHLMMRNTAMAFDAYLGGGRKGQFSRTV, encoded by the coding sequence ATGCCAGCCTTTGAATTCAACCGCGCCCTGGTAAAAAAGTACGACTGTCCGGGGCCGCGCTACACCTCGTACCCGACCGCGCCGCAGTTTCACCCGGCGTTCGCCATCGATGACTACCTGCAGGCCGTGCAGGCCAGCAACCTGGCGCCTAGCCCCAAGCCGCTGTCGGCCTATATCCATATCCCGTTCTGCCAAAGCCTTTGCTACTACTGCGCCTGCAACAAGATCATCACCCGCAAGACCCACCGCGCGGCCGAGTACCTGGGCTACCTGAAACGCGAGATCGCCTTGCAGGGCGCGCTGTTCGAGCGCAGCCGCAAGTTGACCCAACTGCACCTGGGCGGCGGCACGCCGACCTACCTGAGCAACGCGCAACTGGCCGAGTTGATGGACTGCCTGCACCAGGCGTTCAACCTCGATGACAGCGACGAGCACGAGTTTTCCATCGAGGTCGATCCGCGCACCATCAGTACCGGGCAAATCCAGATGCTGCGTGGCCTGGGCTTTAATCGCCTGAGTTTCGGCGTGCAGGATTTCGATGCCGATGTGCAGGCTGCGGTCAATCGCCGGCAAAGCGAAGCGCAGATCTACGCCTTGGTGGCCGCCGCACGCCAGGCGCGCTTCAAGTCGATCAGCGTCGACCTGATCTATGGCCTGCCACTGCAAACGGTGCAGAGCTTCGACGTGACTCTGGAAAAGATCATCGCTCTGCGCCCGGACCGCATTGCCGCCTACAGCTATGCCCACCTGCCCGAGCAGGTGCGCGCGCAGCGCATGATCCGCCGCGAAGACATGCCGCCGCCGGAGCGCAAGCTGGAGTTGCTGGAACTGACCATTGAGCGCCTGACCGATGCCGGTTACGTGTACATCGGCATGGACCACTTCGCCTTGCCGCAGGATGAGTTGGCCCTGGCCCGCGCCAATGGCACCCTGCAGCGCAATTTTCAGGGTTACTCGACCCATGCCGACTGCGACCTGATCGGCCTCGGTGTGTCGGCCATCGGCAAGGTCGGCGACAGCTACAGCCAGAGCGTCAAGCTATTGTCCCAGTACTACGCGCGACTCGATCAGGGCATGTTGCCGATTCAGCGCGGTTATCGCCTGAACGCCGACGACCTGCTGCGCCGCGAGGTGATCAACCAGCTGATGTGCCATGGCCGTATCGATTTTGACCGGTTCCAGGCTACACACGGTATCCGCTTCAACGACTACTTCGCCGAGGCCCTGGAGCAGTTGGCCGAGCAGGTGGATGACCAGTTGCTGGCGCTTGATCAACACGCCTTGCAGTTGCTGCCCCAGGGCCACTTGATGATGCGCAACACCGCCATGGCCTTTGACGCCTACCTGGGCGGTGGGCGCAAAGGCCAGTTTTCGCGCACGGTCTAA